One Monomorium pharaonis isolate MP-MQ-018 chromosome 4, ASM1337386v2, whole genome shotgun sequence DNA segment encodes these proteins:
- the LOC105830979 gene encoding proto-oncogene tyrosine-protein kinase ROS isoform X1, producing the protein MLGTGLCFLLRVLVLAGAVVALLPEDLEDRAVPASLQEECASKCPDLDLTQNRTDDLSSEVGCGVRCKIDQCTKGCEAWEQALETSCQAVCNGTQELLPPKELYCVLGCHDALNRYFQRLKAEIGIPPAPALVADSLTATSLSLEWKGVDIDRRAGGISYLVQWRYEELAETWQYCRNQSWGEGDQILVENLQPYTKYRFRVALLLKSSQHNPEPIISAPSVVILTRPAGLPTSAPVIVRAAAVDSYRVSVSWEPGPFPNGPLLSYVLRLQGVEPPLIKDIPVSENTDHYMFQNLKPNQNYSVNVTMRNSVGEGPPATIYISTTPEPTVKDTQQPILILGGKHTVMKQGADMLDEPSVVYETESVIYGVAIHVASSQLFVSISTGYVYRTLITGQSMQKAIPKAILSPDVMNFRPLSLSVDWLNLHLYVLGEVTHNAKTWQITRCNLDGKSLTVAMAGIPTRPSHIEVDPYNGYLFWVTKAGLFRLDLADISNGVKHEVPPYLILEDAHLGAFTVDHTNFRLLVPYHTNNTVISVSLDGREVVNLRPNTQKPKFTNVVSLAMANGLFYWTNGDEVLTEGYHAGQNRYFHNSYPDKSDTSFVTVLMNASQPVPVPVNPPTGVQAVLGAERAKVSWQAPHLLGGQGKGAWQNWSYVLEIKDESTGETVHQKGIAGSSHTVHNLRERSEYAIKAAAYTSAGRGPWSTEFRGRTLRNGSYASILWSSNEGILRSDVTGENIDTLVNKAILKESENEFHIVDVSWYKDVLYIVGNNSALYRYNVSSHQKMKLNIHSVGSVAVDWISKKLYWANPKQQIITRANLNGSQQEPMSILAIVKELMIDSLEAYLYWSTGHAVEVARLNGQDRRYYHLDEIFNGKQVMGLTLDTENRYVYWIVRSYESGSIVYRAPTSEKIPMNRKIIPEKVSALQHPNMQGPLCYFSEHLLWLQDDRNAVIGDLFGQNTAVINGITLSGLYMVAVMDPALHQYPKNLTSETVVVLPNAVDLDSIRVEGTWRNFNISWDPVKNINYGTVFYEVKFADYINTNSNPEITIETTMPYNNSDQILPYSVLEVTVKAFTYWETAHHSRKILRSPQSVPTQPTSPRAFVEFYKKILSMDIDIFVIFRWDQPEFTNGVIQGYTVQGWFIENQKKMSICDDCSIPATERKFTVHNLRPNTTYYFKVRAHTEIGAGPYTDPINVSTTYENPVPELLVATAEAVKISDLDREINYTLTRHIATEVNYLTAENKIYWISEMRELVTSEMNGANATKILALNNTAHSLCIDWVARHLYWVEQEYSKDEPWTISSSYIMRLDLTMWQAGIVKYDNILRRGGRIPILDMLPSLGSLYWIEANEANTIMQSDLEGKNVQYFFKNNDSTCTCPYKPSQVSTLTIDKTNIQKPMIYWISDGHLNVADISGCACNVVLRASFKTATLTAFLTVDKMNIYWSNETKDQIYFLRKEHSFTTNKENASKPEVKSFYLPNVRRIRALGKSLQPYPTAMCLIPRQTGYSVARVSETANSIVVSLPQPSPEYGCQKYSLPTTLYTIHVSRCSKNEPITCEETRVQTYKRYHEIQNLKPFTEYRLKLALSNFYADLLSMKPEFGTDVVLKTSAGRPSMPENVTVQVLTPTDLAVYWMPPRLLNSAVVYYEVHWRSVLRQNGVRQKGEQLIKDPVFTTNGRFFTTLQSLLPGQEYLVYVRVYPANYNDFYNESRSQRIRMYSEPNNLTMNGVSVNGINISWVPSVNLTIRYILEYKDVAMEEWQIARHVEVNKDQVMYRVEGLQPRTLYKFRLRLRYPTYKEDFVWPSDGRFTFQTLGDVPSAPGVPVVTRFRNSVYQLNWEPAQAHGSQVTLYRLEGLVVSDNNKQDDENKENENWNLYYNGTDNYWIIPGDVDQKYQFRVQAKNAYGFGAWSRSSEVVDLTDSAGGILATQQHLPLMLGLIAIGIIIMLVGFCYFFCLYRQRKEDKKTVLPPIVSDVELATLREIPRGNFVQSNALYASTLQNDPDDSALPKIRQEQITLTKFLGSGAFGKVFQGNAKDLEGPGITPVAIKMLRKDASSQEKTEFLQEARLMSHFRHKHVLRLLGVCLDTDPPLLVLELMEAGDLLSYLRESRSLQPTDSHALRLQDLLAMCEDVARGCRYLEELHFVHRDLACRNCLVSARDRENRVVKIGDFGLARDIYKNDYYRKEGEGLLPVRWMAPESLVDGVFTSQSDVWAFGVLMWEITSLGQQPYPARNNLEVLHYVRAGGRLPKPLNCPPTLHQLMLRCWSAADARPSFKICLESIVVLRGHIEDAVLSPVHAGHYLARRGNSWKSSSSEGSRDMQPFLQNSNNATVGQQSGEAPKYLELLADNEDIVLRENPANGYEVPRSIHISDQNLANISRMSSASHDRKSSLPTETTEEHKERSIEERKQSDRKLYKRSSIASLNLPDRKGTGSGMPEKCNTLDSSKSVNSIAKATLKRDSFSSLNGQRKYKTSLSERRGSEASIEDKSCSSHSLAPSTRPSSSLINSQTALPCLKSNIVAVNGEVPTSESAVTKSTLPKVQRTHSNLQNGKANIPLVINSALLNLLRQTPVVEDGSNIVTYTNINTDAVRVNGS; encoded by the exons CGGAAATCGGCATCCCACCGGCCCCGGCATTGGTCGCGGACTCGCTGACGGCGACGTCGCTCAGCCTGGAATGGAAAGGTGTAGACATAGACAGACGCGCCGGGGGCATTTCGTACCTGGTGCAATGGAGGTACGAAGAGCTAGCTGAGACATGGCAATACTGCCGGAATCAGTCATGGGGCGAAGGTGATCAGATACTGGTCGAAAACCTGCAGCCGTACACTAAGTACAGG TTTCGCGTAGCGCTGCTCCTGAAATCGTCGCAGCACAATCCAGAGCCGATCATCTCAGCGCCGAGCGTGGTAATATTAACGCGACCGGCAGGTCTACCGACATCAGCACCGGTAATTGTAAGAGCGGCGGCGGTAGACAGCTACCGCGTCTCTGTGTCTTGGGAACCGGGCCCATTTCCGAACGGGCCACTTTTGTCCTATGTCCTGCGTCTGCAAGGGGTTGAACCACCGCTTATTAAG GATATTCCAGTCTCCGAGAATACCGATCACTACATGTTTCAAAACCTCAAACCTAATCAGAATTATTCTGTCAACGTGACCATGAGAAATAGCGTCGGCGAGGGTCCGCCCGcaactatttatatttctacaaCTCCGGAACCTACCG ttaagGACACTCAACAACCGATTCTCATCCTCGGTGGTAAGCATACGGTAATGAAACAGGGCGCCGATATGTTGGACGAGCCCAGCGTCGTATACGAGACCGAGAGTGTGATCTACGGAGTTGCGATACACGTGGCGTCCTCACAGTTATTCGTTTCCATCTCGACGGGTTACGTATATCGAACTTTGATCACCGGGCAATCCATGCAGAAGGCCATACCGAAGGCCATACTGAGCCCCGACGTAATGAACTTCAGACCATTGAGCCTATCCGTCGACTGGCTAAATCTTCACCTGTACGTCTTAGGTGAAGTGACACACAACGCTAAGACGTGGCAGATAACCAGGTGCAATCTGGATGGCAAAAGTTTGACCGTGGCCATGGCTGGAATTCCAACCCGGCCCTCGCATATCGAGGTCGATCCTTACAATGGATATCTGTTCTGGGTCACTAAAGCGGGACTGTTCAGATTAGATTTGGCCGACATCAGCAACGGCGTGAAGCACGAG GTTCCCCCATATTTAATTCTCGAAGATGCTCATTTGGGTGCTTTCACGGTAGATCATACGAATTTCCGATTACTCGTTCCTTACCACACTAATAACACAGTAATATCCGTGTCGTTGGATGGTCGCGAGGTTGTTAATCTTCGCCCCAATACGCAGAAGCCAAAATTCACCAATGTTGTTTCTCTGGCTATGGCAAACGGATTATTTTACTGGACCAATGGCGACGAGGTCCTTACCGAAGGCTATCACGCTGGCCAAAACAGATACTTCCACAATTCCTATCCTGACAA GTCCGACACCTCCTTCGTGACCGTGTTGATGAATGCAAGTCAACCAGTTCCCGTCCCGGTGAATCCACCGACGGGAGTGCAAGCCGTTCTAGGGGCGGAAAGGGCAAAGGTTTCGTGGCAAGCTCCTCATTTACTGGGCGGCCAGGGAAAAGGCGCCTGGCAAAACTGGTCGTACGTGCTCGAAATCAAGGACGAATCTACTGGCGAGACTGTCCATCAGAAAGGTATCGCCGGGTCGTCTCATACCGTTCATAATTTACGAGAGAGATCGGAATACGCGATCAAAGCCGCGGCTTATACGAGTGCCGGCAGAGGGCCGTGGTCCACAGAGTTCCGAGGGCGAACCTTAAG aaATGGTTCATATGCGTCTATCTTGTGGTCGTCGAACGAAGGGATTTTGAGGAGCGATGTAACCGGCGAAAACATCGACACGCTCGTTAACAAAGCGATTTTAAAGGAGTCCGAGAACGAATTTCATATTGTCGACGTTAGTTGGTACAAGGACGTACTGTACATAGTGGGAAATAATTCCGCGCTGTATCGTTACAATGTTAGCAGTCATCAGAAGATGAAGCTCAATATACATTCGGTGGGAAGCGTTGCCGTCGACTGGATATCAAAAAAACTATACTGGGCAAATCCAAAACAGcagatt ATAACAAGAGCAAACCTGAACGGATCTCAGCAAGAACCGATGTCTATCTTAGCAATCGTGAAAGAGCTCATGATCGACTCTCTCGAGGCGTATTTATATTGGTCCACTGGCCATGCCGTGGAAGTTGCGCGATTGAACGGACAAGATAGGAGATACTATCATTTGGATGAAATTTTCAATGGCAAGCAAGTGATGGGATTAACTCTCGATACCGAAAACAGATACGTTTATTGGATCGTTCGAAGCTACGAAAGTGGGTCCATCGTCTATCGTGCACCTACGTCCGAAAAAATTCCAATGAATCGTAAAATCATTCCAGAAAAG gttTCTGCATTGCAACATCCAAATATGCAAGGACCCCTGTGCTATTTTTCCGAACACCTGCTGTGGCTGCAGGACGACAGAAACGCGGTGATCGGCGATCTCTTCGGTCAGAACACCGCCGTGATCAACGGGATCACTTTATCCGGCTTGTACATGGTGGCTGTTATGGACCCGGCGCTTCATCAGTACCCGAAAAATTTAACGTCGGAAACCGTGGTGGTTCTACCGAATGCAGTCGATCTCGATAGCATACGAGTCGAAGGGACCTGGAGGAACTTCAACATATCATGGGATCCCGTGAAGAACATCAACTACGGCACAGTTTTCTACGAGGTGAAATTCGCGGATTACATCAATACAAATTCAAATCCGGAAATTACTATTGAAACGACGATGCCCTACAATAACTCGGATCAGATTCTGCCATATTCCGTCCTCGAGGTCACCGTGAAGGCATTCACTTACTGGGAGACGGCGCATCACTCTCGGAAAATTTTGAGATCTCCACAGAGCGTGCCGACCCAGCCAACGTCCCCCAGAGCGTTCGTGgaattctacaaaaaaattctaagcATGGACATTGacatttttgtgatttttag ATGGGATCAACCTGAGTTTACAAATGGAGTAATCCAAGGATACACGGTCCAGGGTTGGTTCATCGAGAACCAGAAGAAAATGTCAATCTGCGACGACTGCAGCATCCCAGCTACGGAACGGAAATTCACGGTGCACAATCTAAGGCCCAACACGACTTATTATTTCAAAGTACGAGCGCATACTGAGATCGGAGCTGGTCCTTACACGGATCCCATCAACGTGTCGACCACGTACGAGAATCCGGTGCCCGAATTACTGGTCGCCACGGCGGAGGCTGTGAAGATATCGGACCTGGACAGAGAAATCAACTACACGCTCACCAGGCACATCGCGACTGAGGTGAATTACCTGACGGCGGAGAATAAGATTTACTGGATCAGCGAGATGCGGGAACTCGTGACGTCAGAAATGAATGGAGCCAATGCGACGAAAATACTCGCTCTGAATAATACCGCGCACAGCCTCTGCATCGATTGGGTAGCAAGACATTTGTACTGGGTGGAACAAGAATACAGCAAAGACGAGCCTTGGACAATCAGTAGCAGCTACATCATGAGATTAGATTTAACAATGTGGCAGGCAGGCATAGTAAAGTACGACAATATCTTAAGAAGAGGAGGACGTATTCCGATTTTAGATATGCTGCCGTCTCTAGG ATCTTTATATTGGATCGAGGCAAATGAGGCAAATACAATAATGCAGTCGGATCTCGAGGGGAAAAATGTGCaatactttttcaaaaataatgatagcACGTGTACCTGCCCATATAAGCCATCACAAGTGTCCACACTGACAATTGATAAAACCAATATTCAGAAACCGATGATTTATTGGATATCGGACGGGCACTTAAACGTGGCTGATATTTCCGGTTGTGCGTGCAATGTAGTGTTAAGGGCAAGTTTTAAAACAGCCACTCTCACAGCCTTTCTCACGGTTGACAAAATGAACATTTACTGGTCCAACGAAACGAAGGACCAAATCTATTTCTTGAGGAAGGAGCATTCTTTCACGACGAACAAAGAAAATGCGTCCAAACCGGAAGTAAAGAGCTTTTACCTGCCTAATGTACGGCGAATCAGAGCCCTCGGTAAATCTCTGCAGCCCTATCCCACCGCGATGTGCCTGATACCCCGTCAAACAGGCTACAGTGTCGCGAGGGTGAGCGAAACGGCGAACAGCATCGTCGTCAGTCTTCCGCAGCCAAGTCCCGAGTACGGTTGTCAAAAGTATAGTCTACCCACCACGCTGTACACCATTCACGTATCTCGTTGCTCGAAGAACGAACCTATTACGTGCGAGGAGACCAGGGTGCAGACGTACAAGAGGTATCACGAAATCCAGAATTTAAAACCATTCACGGAATACAGGCTGAAGCTGGCATTGAGCAATTTCTACGCCGATTTGCTGTCGATGAAACCGGAATTCGGCACGGATGTGGTGCTGAAGACTAGCGCGGGGAGGCCGAGCATGCCGGAGAACGTCACGGTTCAGGTTCTCACGCCGACGGACCTGGCGGTCTATTGGATGCCACCCAGGTTGCTGAACTCCGCGGTTGTGTACTACGAGGTGCACTGGAGGTCAGTCCTCAGGCAGAATGGCGTGCGGCAGAAGGGCGAGCAGCTGATCAAGGATCCCGTGTTCACGACGAACGGCAGATTTTTCACGACGTTGCAATCGTTGCTGCCAGGACAGGAGTATTTGGTGTACGTACGCGTGTATCCCGCCAATTACAACGACTTCTACAACGAGAGCCGCAGCCAACGCATCCGCATGTACTCGGAGCCGAACAACCTGACGATGAACGGGGTCAGCGTAAATGGCATAAACATCTCTTGGGTCCCGAGCGTCAATCTGACCATCCGTTACATATTGGAGTACAAGGACGTTGCGATGGAGGAGTGGCAGATCGCACGACACGTTGAAGTGAACAAGGACCAAGTGATGTACCGCGTAGAAGGCTTGCAGCCGCGTACTTTGTACAAGTTCCGCTTGAGGCTGAGATATCCCACGTATAAAGAGGACTTTGTGTGGCCGTCTGATGGGAGATTTACATTCCAAACGCTCG GTGACGTGCCGAGCGCTCCAGGGGTGCCTGTGGTAACGAGATTCCGGAATTCGGTGTATCAATTAAACTGGGAACCCGCGCAAGCTCATGGCTCGCAGGTGACGTTGTATCGACTGGAGGGGTTGGTTGTAAGCGACAACAACAAGCAAGACGACGAAAACAAGGAAAACGAGAACTggaatttgtattataatggAACGGACAATTACTGGATAATTCCTGGGGACGTGGATCAGAAGTACCAGTTTCGCGTGCAAGCCAAAAATGCCTACGGTTTCGGTGCTTGGAGTAGATCGAGCGAGGTCGTTGACCTGACGGATTCCGCCGGAGGAATACTGGCCACGCAACAGCATCTACCACTTATGTTGGGTCTCATCGCGATCGGTATCATCATAATGCTGGTGGGCTTTTGCTATTTTTTCTGCT TGTATCGACAGCGAAAAGAAGACAAGAAGACGGTTTTGCCTCCGATAGTCTCCGATGTCGAATTAGCAACCCTCCGCGAGATTCCTCGTGGCAACTTCGTTCAATCTAACGCACTTTACGCTTCTACGCTGCAAAATGATCCGGACGATTCTGCACTACCCAAAATCAGGCAAGAGCAAATCACGCTAACGAAGTTCTTAGGCAGCGGCGCATTCGGAAAG GTATTTCAAGGAAACGCCAAGGATTTAGAGGGGCCGGGCATAACGCCCGTCGCCATAAAGATGCTACGAAAGGACGCATCTTCGCAAGAAAAGACGGAATTTTTGCAAGAAGCCCGTCTCATGAGTCATTTTCGCCACAAACACGTCCTGAGGTTACTAGGCGTCTGCCTGGATACGGATCCTCCGTTACTCGTGCTGGAGCTAATGGAGGCCGGCGATCTGTTGAGCTACCTGAGGGAGAGTCGGTCCTTGCAGCCCACGGACTCGCACGCTCTGCGTCTGCAGGATCTGCTCGCGATGTGCGAGGACGTCGCGCGAGGCTGTCGCTACCTGGAGGAGTTGCACTTCGTGCACAGAGATCTCGCGTGTCGAAATTGTCTGGTGTCCGCGAGAGATCGTGAAAACCGCGTCGTGAAGATCGGCGACTTCGGACTAGCCAGGgatatttataagaatgaTTATTATCGCAAG GAAGGAGAAGGTCTGCTCCCCGTTCGCTGGATGGCACCGGAATCTTTAGTGGACGGGGTATTCACCTCACAGAGCGACGTCTGGGCGTTCGGGGTGTTAATGTGGGAAATTACGTCGCTGGGCCAGCAGCCCTATCCCGCGAGGAACAATCTCGAGGTGTTGCACTACGTGCGTGCGGGCGGCAGGCTGCCGAAACCCCTCAACTGCCCGCCGACGTTGCACCAGCTGATGCTGCGCTGCTGGAGCGCAGCGGATGCTAGGCCGAGCTTTAAGATTTGTCTCGAGAGCATCGTCGTCCTGAGAGGTCACATAGAGGACGCGGTGCTGAGCCCGGTACACGCCGGGCACTACTTGGCACGAAGAG GGAACTCCTGGAAGTCCAGTAGCTCGGAAGGGAGCCGAGACATGCAACCTTTCCTGCAGAACTCGAATAACGCTACGGTCGGCCAGCAATCCGGCGAGGCTCCAAAGTATCTAGAATTATTAGCAGACAACGAAGACATCGTCTTAAGGGAGAACCCTGCGAACGGTTACGAAGTACCTCGCTCGATTCACATCTCGGATCAGAACCTGGCGAATATAAGCAGGATGAGTTCCGCGAGTCACGATCGCAAAAGCAGCCTGCCCACGGAGACCACGGAAGAGCATAAGGAACGTTCGATAGAGGAACGGAAACAGTCTGACAGAAAGCTGTACAAGAGATCGTCGATCGCCAGTCTAAACTTACCAGATCGAAAGGGCACGGGGTCGGGAATGCCGGAGAAATGCAACACTTTGGACAGTTCAAAATCAGTGAACTCGATCGCGAAGGCGACGTTGAAAAGGGACTCCTTCTCGTCCTTGAATGGTCAGCGGAAGTATAAGACCAGTTTGAGCGAGCGAAGGGGCTCCGAGGCGAGCATCGAGGATAAAAGCTGCAGCTCGCATAGCCTGGCGCCGTCCACGCGTCCCAGTTCGTCCCTGATCAATTCGCAGACGGCCCTTCCGTGCCTGAAGAGCAACATCGTCGCCGTGAACGGGGAAGTGCCTACGAGCGAGAGCGCAGTAACGAAGAGTACATTGCCGAAGGTCCAGAGGACTCATTCGAACTTGCAGAACGGCAAGGCGAACATACCGCTCGTGATAAACAGCGCGTTGCTGAATCTATTGCGGCAGACGCCCGTCGTCGAAGACGGGAGCAATATCGTCacgtatacaaatataaacacAGACGCTGTTAGAGTGAATGGATCGTGA